TCCTTGTATGTTTCAGAATTCGAAGTCATGTTCTGATTAAGAGTATTAATAGCCTCAGTAATTTCTTCAAGTGAAATATCACAAGAATTTATTTCATCATCAATTGATGAAACTGACTCATAACCAGTTTCACGTAAAAAATCAGACACATTTTCATATTTTTTTGATAGCTTATTTAGCTGAGTATTCTTATCGGATATTTGAGATTCTAAATCAGAAATATCAGCATCAAAGACATTAAATATATATTTAAATACTTCCTTAACATGAGCATATCTTGTCCATTCGGTTAAATGTAGTAGAGATTTACTACCCATGTCGTCTTGATCTACATAACAGAATCTCATTAAATCCCTAAAACTTAACCGCCTGAATTTTGAACTATCTTGTGTAGGTGATACTTTAAGTTTGAGTTTTGGGAAGTTTAATAAATCCATTAAGTAATCTGAAAAGAAACCATCCGGGCCGGGTTTTGAATTAAATTTTGGTGCGAATTTTTTCGGTACATGATTTGATATATCATGAAAATGACAATTATAAGTGTCAATTAACTCATTAGGATTGAATATATTCCGCACTATTGTGCAAGCTTCATCATTAATTGTTAGCTCTAAGGCTGCATATTCAAGAGAAGTTAGCATTTCATCGGCAAGTTCAATGTTACCACTACCGAGCAAATAATTTACAAATTCCAAAATACTGGATTTTCCTGTATCAGAATCTCCATGAATGACGTTCAACCCATCTTCAAAACTCACGGAATAATTTTTCCGGCTTCCCACCAAGATTAATCTATCAATCCGTAGATAAGATGTCATTCTGCCTCCGTGAAAACATTATTTAGAATTTTATAAAGTTTACTAGCGCTTAATGATTTTAAAGAGGAAACTCCATCAATATATAAATGTATCTGATCATAATATCCACCTACTAACGACTCTGCAAAACTCAATCCAGACTCTGATAATTCCAAAAAGGTAACATCTTCAATCTTTTTTACAGTTAAGAAACCTAGAGCTGACATATTAATTAATATTTCTTTAATTTTTTCTTTCGAGAACAGGATATCAACATTGATTGACATGCTTTTTATTGTATATATTTGAGTTATATCAATTGAAGGCGCTTTTTTACCCGCTAATATCATGACCCTCTCTATCTTTGATGGGTTTTTTATTAGATACATAAAAATCTTGGCTTTGTCTATATCCAAAGTTGGTTTACCAAGTTTGTTCTTCCCTAGTAAATGTAAGATCTTTGAGAAAATAGCCAAATTTAAGGATAGCTCTTCATCCAAGGGAATATATGGTAATGCATTCATTTCTTACCCTTAAGAATACTCAGAGATTCCACTGTTGTATCCGCTGACCAAATAACATCTCTATTCAATTTATTAGCTAACTGATGAAGCATTCCTTTCTTGTGCAAACTATCTAAATTAGATAAAACAGTTGATAGTTCTTTTTTATCTTCTTGATCAATTTTACTATGTATTGATGCAACTAACTGATCTGAGGACAATCGATTGGATAATGCTAATTGGTATTGTGTTTGATAGAGACTTTTAATTTGTCTGTAAATTTTACCCAATAGATTTCTGTCATAATCACTTGTAAATAAATTACGTGCCAATTCAGCATTATAATAATATTCTTTGGCGTGATTAGTAAAATCATTATGCACATCGGCAAGCATTAACTTTAAAACAAAAAACTCATTGTCATATTGGTTTTCGTCAATAAACTCTGCCTGTGTAAGTCGATCAGACTCTTCGTTGGAAATCTCAATTATGAATTTTTTGACCACAGCATATACATTGTTTTCAATGCTTTCTGGTTTGCAAATTGATTGATGATCTTCATTCACTGCAATGTAGTCTTTTTCTTGAATATGCAATGGCAATGCACTTTGTTTCTTAACTATATTATC
This genomic interval from Pectobacterium aquaticum contains the following:
- a CDS encoding ABC-three component system middle component 4; this encodes MNALPYIPLDEELSLNLAIFSKILHLLGKNKLGKPTLDIDKAKIFMYLIKNPSKIERVMILAGKKAPSIDITQIYTIKSMSINVDILFSKEKIKEILINMSALGFLTVKKIEDVTFLELSESGLSFAESLVGGYYDQIHLYIDGVSSLKSLSASKLYKILNNVFTEAE
- a CDS encoding ABC-three component system protein — protein: MSMLEWKRKNGTDSLVLFIHGLKGGSDTWSFNKSISFPILLCGDIELENYDIACFEYFTNFTNLFGNKTGMLRRLFNNTKKREINLPVSEISQLLVTEMDLHLGQYNNIIIIAHSMGGLIAKSCILKLINYERSRNIKGFISLAVPHFGSTIANIMSSLVTKNIQISDLSVFSNETDALNRDWLNANNLPKAKFVYGTNDNIVKKQSALPLHIQEKDYIAVNEDHQSICKPESIENNVYAVVKKFIIEISNEESDRLTQAEFIDENQYDNEFFVLKLMLADVHNDFTNHAKEYYYNAELARNLFTSDYDRNLLGKIYRQIKSLYQTQYQLALSNRLSSDQLVASIHSKIDQEDKKELSTVLSNLDSLHKKGMLHQLANKLNRDVIWSADTTVESLSILKGKK